In Oryza sativa Japonica Group chromosome 2, ASM3414082v1, the following are encoded in one genomic region:
- the LOC9271484 gene encoding uncharacterized protein isoform X2, translating to MELSAAFEERVRQMEDARNHRLSLLHAEKELQAERSRLLDTKLASARRLERRRLLLERRAADLASRALSARAGIDAARARRVAISRDLSSVRGEIEEAERREEEWDRFYEAKRKEMEEFQAMSGWFEAAARDEVQSLRDLVSQLKSTLQEHHGGVMYLNNAEITAAEARKSDLMAKKAKLDESLASARQFRALLQQQLQKSFASQIGDQKTTQTTI from the exons atgGAGCTCTCGGCCGCCTTCGAGGAGCGCGTCCGGCAGATGGAGGACGCCCGCAAccaccgcctctccctcctccac GCCGAGAAGGAGCTCCAGGCGGAGAGGTCCCGCCTCCTCGACACGAAGCTCGCCTCCGCGCGCCGtctcgagcgccgccgcctcctcctcgagcgccgcgccgccgacctcgcctccCGCGCCCTCTCCGCCCGCGCCGGCATCGacgccgcccgggcccgccgcgtcgccatcTCCCGCGACCTCAG CTCGGTGAGGGGCGAGATCGaggaggcggagcggagggaggaggagtgGGACCGCTTCTACGAGGCCAagaggaaggagatggaggagtTCCAGGCGATGTCGGGGTGGTTCGAGGCAGCGGCGCGCGACGAAGTGCAGAGCCTGAGGGATTTGGTATCTCAA CTGAAATCAACGCTGCAAGAGCATCACGGCGGCGTGATGTACTTGAACAACGCTGAGATTACTGCTGCAGAAGCCAGGAAGTCTGATCTCATGGCCAAGAAGGCAAAACTGGACGAGAGCCTGGCTTCAGCACGCCAGTTCAGAGcactgctgcagcagcagctccagAAATCCTTCGCCTCACAGATTGGGGATCAAAAGACAACACAAACTACCATTTGA
- the LOC112938008 gene encoding uncharacterized protein, with product MAVSWPGMVQWWEEWQLRVLALSSLFLQCFLFVSATFRRYRIPALFRTCIWLAYLGSDALAIYGLATLFNRHRKPAPGAVAAAGGTSNGHGRSSMLEVLWAPVFLIHLGGQDTITAYNIEDNELWARHAVAMSSQAAVSVYVFCRSWSGGKVPVRCPVALFVAGFLKMGHRLWALRRASITWHATVSSDRRSRRKTTAEEEGGDMSLENYIRQAREQAATRNIDDAVNINDDGEARRAARRRSREQRAQLLAPNILEELMELFIDFPAPYARRIGYLTSFMALENYDAYYNLCNLLDLAFQFFYTKKNTNYTIVGIFLWVLFFLLGITAVAGFDGLDSNKDGLDRDDVKVTYILLCSAIVMEFSSLVWLNDWNWVPLWMLAPEMHRTIVQFNLIGFAARSRWPTMVMWIATLLGCKNYVNQHWYLEHRSSTAKIIGFIRKDLTSGWVSLRSVADHRRFNDRRGHWTLRREQCYGELGWSVTELPFDEAVLVWHIATAICLHCTDVPTAAEDADGASAAARSMEISNYMMYLLLFQPDMLMPGTQQSLFTVACREIRRALRNQRQQEKLSERELARWLLFSVDEPTTAAAEQGGGGGGGEGRHLANARRLAGAMMELDADRRLRVIGGVWVEMICYSASRCRGFLHSKSMGVGGEFLTVVWLLLHRMGMEGLADKLQRPELTTGDVQDAVVV from the coding sequence GGCTCGCCTACCTGGGCTCCGATGCTCTGGCGATCTACGGCCTCGCCACCCTCTTCAACCGCCACAGGAAGCCCGCGCCGggggcggtggccgccgccggcggcaccaGCAACGGCCACGGGAGATCTTCCATGCTGGAGGTGTTGTGGGCGCCCGTCTTCCTCATCCACCTCGGCGGGCAGGACACAATAACCGCGTACAACATCGAGGACAACGAGCTGTGGGCGCGGCACGCGGTGGCCATGTCGTCTCAGGCCGCTGTGTCCGTCTACGTGTTCTGTAGGTCATGGTCCGGCGGGAAGGTGCCGGTGCGCTGCCCGGTGGCGCTGTTCGTAGCCGGGTTCCTTAAAATGGGTCATAGACTGTGGGCTCTGCGGCGAGCCAGCATTACGTGGCACGCAACCGTGAGCTCTGACCGTCGgagccggaggaagacgacggcggaggaggaaggaggcgacATGTCGTTAGAGAACTACATACGGCAGGCAAGAGAACAAGCCGCCACCAGGAACATCGACGACGCGGTGAACatcaacgacgacggcgaggctcGTCGGGCGgcccgccgccgtagccgcgaGCAGCGGGCACAGTTGCTTGCACCCAATATCCTAGAGGAGCTCATGGAGCTGTTCATAGATTTCCCCGCACCCTACGCTCGCCGGATTGGCTACCTCACGTCCTTCATGGCGCTCGAAAACTACGACGCCTACTACAACCTGTGCAATCTTCTGGATTTAGCATTCCAGTTCTTCTACACCAAGAAGAACACCAACTACACCATCGTCGGCATCTTCCTGTGGGTACTCTTCTTCCTGCTGGGAATCACGGCCGTCGCGGGCTTCGACGGGCTTGACAGCAACAAGGACGGACTTGACAGGGACGATGTCAAGGTAACCTACATCCTTCTGTGCTCTGCCATCGTGATGGAATTCAGTTCCCTTGTTTGGCTGAACGACTGGAACtgggtgccattgtggatgctAGCACCAGAAATGCACCGCACTATCGTGCAGTTCAACCTCATCGGCTTCGCTGCCCGCAGCCGATGGCCAACAATGGTGATGTGGATCGCTACGTTGTTGGGGTGCAAGAACTATGTCAACCAACACTGGTATCTTGAACATCGTTCCTCAACAGCAAAGATCATAGGTTTCATCCGCAAGGACCTGACATCCGGTTGGGTTAGCCTACGCAGcgtcgccgaccaccggagATTCAATGACCGGCGAGGCCATTGGACTCTCCGGCGGGAGCAATGCTACGGGGAGCTAGGGTGGAGCGTAACGGAGTTGCCGTTCGACGAGGCCGTCCTTGTCTGGCACATCGCCACGGCCATCTGCCTTCACTGCACGGATGTTCCGACGGCTGCTGAAGATGCCGACGgcgccagcgcggcggcgcgctccaTGGAAATATCCAACTACATGATGTACTTGCTCCTGTTCCAGCCGGACATGCTGATGCCCGGCACCCAACAGAGCCTGTTCACCGTGGCCTGCCGCGAGATCAGGCGTGCCTTGAGAAACCAGAGGCAGCAGGAGAAGCTCAGCGAGAGAGAGCTTGCACGTTGGCTCCTCTTCAGCGTCGACGAGCCCACCACGGCCGCTGCagagcaaggaggaggaggaggaggaggagaaggccggCATCTAGCAAATGCGCGCAGGCTCGCCGGAGCGATGATGGAGCTGGACGCTGACAGGAGACTAAGGGTCATCGGCGGGGTGTGGGTGGAGATGATATGCTACTCCGCGAGCAGATGCAGGGGGTTCCTGCACAGCAAGAGCATGGGCGTCGGCGGGGAGTTCCTCACCGTCGTCTGGCTCCTGCTTCACCGGATGGGCATGGAGGGGTTGGCCGACAAGCTCCAGAGGCCAGAGCTTACTACTGGAGACGTGCAGGATGCTGTTGTTGTGTAA
- the LOC9271484 gene encoding uncharacterized protein isoform X1: MSIKDFEDRAVVRGPWIFHFVQGSYDAALSRPTKFPHGPHLGDPSPAAAAARDGALGRLRGARPADGGRPQPPPLPPPRLSPSSSSSLSSPSPNPSFPRPHRGASSPPQAEKELQAERSRLLDTKLASARRLERRRLLLERRAADLASRALSARAGIDAARARRVAISRDLSSVRGEIEEAERREEEWDRFYEAKRKEMEEFQAMSGWFEAAARDEVQSLRDLVSQLKSTLQEHHGGVMYLNNAEITAAEARKSDLMAKKAKLDESLASARQFRALLQQQLQKSFASQIGDQKTTQTTI, from the exons ATGTCAATCAAGGACTTCGAGGATCGAGCTGTGGTCCGTGGGCCGTGGATCTTCCACTTTGTGCAGGGCAGTTACGACGCTGCTCTTTCCCGCCCAACCAAATTCCCCCACGGGCCCCACCTCGGCGAcccctcaccggcggcggcggcggcgcgcgatgGAGCTCTCGGCCGCCTTCGAGGAGCGCGTCCGGCAGATGGAGGACGCCCGCAAccaccgcctctccctcctccacgtctctccccctcctcctcctcctccctctcctctccttccccaaaccctagctttCCCCGGCCTCACCGcggcgcctcctctcccccgcagGCCGAGAAGGAGCTCCAGGCGGAGAGGTCCCGCCTCCTCGACACGAAGCTCGCCTCCGCGCGCCGtctcgagcgccgccgcctcctcctcgagcgccgcgccgccgacctcgcctccCGCGCCCTCTCCGCCCGCGCCGGCATCGacgccgcccgggcccgccgcgtcgccatcTCCCGCGACCTCAG CTCGGTGAGGGGCGAGATCGaggaggcggagcggagggaggaggagtgGGACCGCTTCTACGAGGCCAagaggaaggagatggaggagtTCCAGGCGATGTCGGGGTGGTTCGAGGCAGCGGCGCGCGACGAAGTGCAGAGCCTGAGGGATTTGGTATCTCAA CTGAAATCAACGCTGCAAGAGCATCACGGCGGCGTGATGTACTTGAACAACGCTGAGATTACTGCTGCAGAAGCCAGGAAGTCTGATCTCATGGCCAAGAAGGCAAAACTGGACGAGAGCCTGGCTTCAGCACGCCAGTTCAGAGcactgctgcagcagcagctccagAAATCCTTCGCCTCACAGATTGGGGATCAAAAGACAACACAAACTACCATTTGA
- the LOC4328856 gene encoding E3 ubiquitin-protein ligase GW2, with the protein MGNRIGGRRKAGVEERYTRPQGLYEHRDIDQKKLRKLILEAKLAPCYMGADDAAAAADLEECPICFLYYPSLNRSKCCSKGICTECFLQMKPTHTAQPTQCPFCKTPSYAVEYRGVKTKEERSIEQFEEQKVIEAQMRMRQQALQDEEDKMKRKQNRCSSSRTITPTKEVEYRDICSTSFSVPSYRCAEQETECCSSEPSCSAQTSMRPFHSRHNRDDNIDMNIEDMMVMEAIWRSIQEQGSIGNPVCGNFMPVTEPSPRERQPFVPAASLEIPHGGGFSCAVAAMAEHQPPSMDFSYMAGSSAFPVFDMFRRPCNIAGGSMCNLESSPESWSGIAPSCSREVVREEGECSADHWSEGAEAGTSYAGSDIVADAGTMPQLPFAENFAMAPSHFRPESIEEQMMFSMALSLADGHGRTHSQGLAWL; encoded by the exons ATGGGGAACAGGataggggggaggaggaaggcggggGTGGAGGAGAGGTACACGAGGCCGCAGGGGCTGTACGAGCACAGGGACATCGACCAGAAGAAGCTCCGGAAGCTGATCCTCGAGGCCAAGCTCGCGCCGTGCTACATgggcgccgacgacgccgccgccgccgccgacctcgaggAGTGCCCCATCTGCTTCCTG TACTACCCAAGTCTTAACCGATCAAAGTGTTGCTCAAAAGGGATATGCACCG AGTGCTTTCTCCAAATGAAACCAACTCACACTGCTCAGCCTACACA ATGTCCATTCTGCAAAACTCCCAGTTATGCTGTGGAGTATCGTGGTGTAAAGACAAAGGAGGAAAGGAGCATAGAACAATTT GAAGAGCAGAAAGTCATAGAAGCACAAATGAGGATGCGCCAGCAAGCACTTCAAGATGAAGAAGATAAGATGAAAAGAAAACAGAACAGGTGCTCTTCTAGCAGAACAATCACACCGACCAAAGAAGTGGAGTATAGAGATATTTGCAGCACATCCTTTTCAG TGCCGTCATACCGATGTGCTGAGCAAGAAACTGAATGCTGTTCATCGGAACCTTCATGCTCTGCCCAGACTAGCATGCGCCCTTTCCATTCTAGGCATAACCG TGATGATAACATTGACATGAATATAGAGGATATGATGGTTATGGAAGCGATTTGGCGTTCCATTCAG GAGCAGGGAAGTATAGGGAATCCTGTCTGTGGCAACTTTATGCCTGTAACTGAGCCATCTCCGCGTGAACGCCAGCCATTCGTTCCAGCTGCTTCTCTAGAAATACCTCATGGTGGTGGATTTTCCTGTGCGGTTGCGGCAATGGCTGAGCACCAGCCACCCAGTATGGACTTCTCTTACATGGCTGGCAGCAGCGCATTCCCAGTTTTCGACATGTTCCGGCGACCATGCAACATTGCTGGTGGAAGCATGTGTAATCTGGAGAGCTCACCGGAGAGCTGGAGCGGGATAGCACCAAGCTGCAGCAGGGAAGTGGTAAGAGAAGAAGGAGAGTGCTCGGCTGACCACTGGTCGGAGGGTGCAGAGGCCGGAACAAGCTACGCGGGCTCAGACATCGTGGCAGATGCCGGGACCATGCCGCAGCTGCCTTTCGCCGAGAACTTCGCCATGGCGCCAAGCCACTTCCGCCCGGAGAGCATCGAAGAACAGATGATGTTTTCCATGGCTCTTTCTTTAGCAGATGGTCATGGAAGAACACACTCGCAAGGGTTGGCATGGTTGTAG